A genomic stretch from Cellulomonas sp. KRMCY2 includes:
- a CDS encoding DinB family protein: protein MITAEEYLYVTDRALSGMVTIVKDLGDELANQAPTIDGANTPFAILTHCLGVIEAWAGHRVAGRPLDRDRDAEFRAAGPVGPLLERASTVRSRLHRDALAAEPDAPLRASTPHALDHGIRTQGAALLHVVEELAQHHGQMEITRDLLLAGRRAG, encoded by the coding sequence ATGATCACGGCTGAGGAGTACCTGTACGTCACCGATCGGGCCCTCTCCGGCATGGTGACGATCGTCAAGGACCTCGGGGACGAGCTGGCGAACCAGGCCCCGACGATCGACGGCGCCAACACCCCCTTCGCGATCCTGACCCACTGCCTCGGCGTGATCGAGGCATGGGCCGGTCACCGGGTCGCCGGTCGTCCGCTCGATCGGGACCGGGACGCCGAGTTCCGCGCCGCCGGACCGGTCGGTCCCCTCCTCGAGCGGGCCTCGACCGTCCGCTCCCGGCTCCACCGGGACGCGCTGGCCGCCGAGCCCGATGCACCGCTCCGGGCGAGCACGCCGCACGCCCTCGACCACGGGATCAGGACGCAGGGCGCAGCGCTGCTGCACGTCGTCGAGGAGCTCGCTCAGCACCACGGGCAGATGGAGATCACCAGGGATCTCCTGCTGGCGGGGCGTCGCGCGGGCTGA
- a CDS encoding dihydrolipoamide acetyltransferase family protein translates to MPRYEQFRLPDAGEGLTEAEIVEWHVAVGDRVQINQTIVEIETAKSLVELPSPFAGVVTALLAEPGTTVEVGTPIITIDTTPDAPPEPSAPADLSASPEASALGAVPGAPASDSSAGAGEGSTVGGAVLVGYGVTGHSATRRPRRAADTPVEPSNPQPAPQPAPHPAPRGHGADNGVGATGMPHTSNPVLAKPPIRKLAKDLGVDLETVRPTGPGGIVTREDVLARSQGNQPQSLATYVGDDQPWLASGRVADDGRTTRVPVKSVRKRTAEAMVSSAFSAPHVSVFHTVDVTKTMRLVARLREDREFADVRVTPLLIAMKALLLAVRRHPEINASWQDETQEIVYKHYVNLGIAAQTPRGLIVPNIKDAHRLGLHDLAVALAELTATARAGRTAPADMTDGTITVTNVGVFGIDTGTPILNPGESAILAFGAIREQPWVHKGKIRVRHVTQLALSFDHRLVDGGLGSRFLSDVASVLEEPGQGLVWG, encoded by the coding sequence GTGCCCAGGTACGAGCAGTTCCGCCTTCCCGACGCCGGTGAGGGCCTGACCGAGGCGGAGATCGTCGAGTGGCACGTCGCTGTCGGCGACCGCGTGCAGATCAACCAGACGATCGTGGAGATCGAGACGGCCAAGTCGCTCGTCGAGCTGCCGAGCCCCTTCGCAGGCGTCGTCACGGCGCTGCTCGCCGAGCCGGGCACCACGGTCGAGGTCGGCACCCCGATCATCACCATCGACACCACCCCCGACGCCCCGCCCGAGCCGTCCGCCCCCGCCGACCTGTCCGCCTCCCCCGAGGCGTCAGCCCTCGGGGCGGTGCCGGGCGCTCCCGCCTCCGACAGCTCTGCGGGTGCCGGGGAGGGGTCGACGGTCGGCGGGGCCGTCCTCGTCGGGTACGGGGTCACCGGTCACAGCGCCACCCGCCGTCCGCGCCGCGCCGCCGACACCCCCGTCGAACCGTCGAACCCGCAGCCGGCCCCACAGCCGGCACCGCACCCGGCCCCGCGGGGTCACGGCGCCGACAACGGCGTGGGGGCGACGGGGATGCCGCACACGTCGAACCCGGTGCTGGCCAAGCCGCCGATCCGCAAGCTCGCCAAGGACCTCGGTGTCGACCTGGAGACCGTCCGTCCCACCGGTCCGGGCGGCATCGTGACCCGCGAGGACGTGCTGGCCCGGTCGCAGGGCAACCAGCCGCAGAGCCTGGCGACGTACGTGGGCGACGACCAGCCGTGGCTCGCCTCCGGGCGGGTGGCCGACGACGGCCGGACGACGCGCGTCCCGGTCAAGTCCGTGCGCAAGCGGACCGCCGAGGCGATGGTCAGCAGCGCGTTCAGCGCGCCGCACGTCTCGGTCTTCCACACCGTGGACGTGACCAAGACGATGCGCCTGGTCGCCCGCCTCCGCGAGGACCGTGAGTTCGCCGACGTGCGGGTCACGCCGCTGCTGATCGCGATGAAGGCGCTGCTGCTCGCCGTCCGCCGCCACCCGGAGATCAACGCGAGCTGGCAGGACGAGACGCAGGAGATCGTCTACAAGCACTACGTGAACCTCGGCATCGCGGCCCAGACCCCGCGCGGCCTGATCGTGCCGAACATCAAGGATGCGCACCGCCTCGGCCTGCACGACCTCGCCGTCGCCCTCGCCGAGCTGACTGCGACGGCACGGGCCGGCCGCACCGCTCCGGCGGACATGACCGACGGGACCATCACGGTCACCAACGTCGGCGTCTTCGGCATCGACACCGGCACCCCGATCCTCAACCCGGGGGAGTCCGCGATCCTGGCCTTCGGGGCGATCCGCGAGCAGCCGTGGGTGCACAAGGGCAAGATCCGGGTGCGGCACGTGACCCAGCTCGCACTGTCCTTCGACCACCGGCTGGTCGACGGCGGTCTCGGGTCACGGTTCCTGTCCGACGTCGCCTCGGTGCTCGAGGAGCCCGGGCAAGGCCTGGTCTGGGGCTGA